In Dermochelys coriacea isolate rDerCor1 chromosome 4, rDerCor1.pri.v4, whole genome shotgun sequence, the sequence TGCAGAGGAGCAGCACAAGGCCAGATGCCCAGTAAGTGCCACCTATGCCTTCACACTAGGGTTGATGTGGTGCGTGACCTGGGTGCTGCACCAGggcaacccccaccccaaacacacactccTTCCAACTGGCCCTCTGCTGACCACAAATGACCTTTATTAGCTCCACTAACTGACACCCACTGTTGGAGCTTGGCACATGAGAAATAGGGACTCCTGAATCAGAAGCCATGGGAAATTATATCAAAGAGAGgcccactctgctcagcactaCCTTTGCTGCCGGGGATGCCTTGCTTTTATCGAATGGAAAGGTGATTTATTGCCCTGTAACCCTACAGTTCCTGGCACACAGTTGGTTCATGGAAGGGAAAAATGTAGGGACCGTCCCAAATCATGTAACAAGTTGACCAGAAAAGCTGGTTTGGTTTGTTGATAAACTTGCCTCTGCCTGCTGGTGGCTTTCATTTTCATTATGGTAGCctgtgctcggtgctgtacgAACATAaagagacagcctctgccccaaagagctgtaGGCCAATTACAAAGATGAATTGTTACTAcaagcagggagaggggctcaccTTGTGGTAGTTGACAAGGTCGGCCAGCGTCAAATGCTGCAACTGGTCCACCCCCAGGAAGCTGTAAGAGTTGCTGGAGGCGTCTATTAGAAAGTGCTTACAGCCCTCCGAGGACAGATGGGAGAGTACGTAGCCTTTGATTTTTTCACTGACCCGGACCAGAAAGCTCCCAAGCACCGATTTGCTCAGCAGCTCCTCTGCTTGCCGTAGGGTTACGATACctgccaaaaccaaaccaaagagCTCAGGGGAGAGAAGCAATTTGGGGGGAGTGGAGGGCTGAATGTAACGTTGCTAAGGAGGATTCGGTTTTAACTCTCAGTCTACACTAATCCATAGCATTGACATCACGCTGTACATCTCAGTGGCACTTCACAACCTCACCACTTTGCTGTAGGCCAGATCGTGGCCGGGCTAGCAGGAGCTGCACAGCATGGCCGGGTAAGGGGGATAAGAAGGGAGGCAGATAAATACCTTAGCTAGCTAGTAGGCTGCTGTTAAAGTCTCCGCATACTGAAGGACATTGAAGGCTTCTGTAATTCCACTTACCTATGGTCTATAGTTTCTTTTCACTGCTTACTCCTCTCAAGGAAACGTGCTCACAAGTAAAGAGACCGAGCACACTGGTAGGAGATGCTCACGCCCATTCTGTTTTGCACAGAACCCATTTGTATAACATTCTTGTTGCACCTTCAGAGTCTTTCGTCGCACATGAGTTGTTCCGTTGGCACTGGCTGTCACATCAGCCAATTGAACAACTCTGCTCACGCCCACATGCAGTGAGTGCACAATGTGTGGGATTTAGTGACTCAGGAGACGTCTATGCTGCAATGAGAGGTGTGATTGCcgctggggcagggagctagtTTTAATCCAGTTAGCATTACTCAGAACAGCAGGGATGTCACAGCAGTACAGGCCAAGGGTAGGTAGCCAGGGTTCCTTTTAGCCACACTAGCTAGATTatagctcgtgcatgtcggcctGCCTGACTGCAGTGGAGGTACCTTAGGTGCAATCTACATTAATATTACATGATTGCAGATGTGCTCTACCAAGCAAACGCTTCTCACTGAAGTGCTCAGTAAAGGGACCCAatgattttaacatttttaaggtTTGTTGCTTTTGCTTGGTCTAGAATTGTTGGATCAACTCCTCCATGgccacccccacccacctccttAAGCCAGGACACGTGCTAGGGCCTTATTTGTTCCCTTAATGGTATAGTCAATACAATCCTGGGCTCTTTTcagctgcagatctcaaagcaggtGACGGAGAATGGTTGAGATCTCTAACCCCATTTTACTGGTGGGAGACGGAAGCTAAGAGTGGAGATGTCACTTCcccaagtcagtggcagaggaacagaacccaggtctgctgagTCCCACGCTAGTTCCCTATCTCTGATAGCACTGCTACCTGCCAAGTGCCCTGTTGAGGCTTAGCTTAGAAAGCAGCACTTCGTGTACAGAACGTGGAAGGTCTTTTAAGCCAGTCCGATAAGCAGCCAAAAGTATCAAGCTGTGAATTACAAGTTTGGGCACAAGTTTCCATCCAGAAGAGTGGACTAACTGGGAATGCCCTCCTGGTGGGGTGGGAAATATGCCCCTCCTTTTCTGATAGGCTAACTCTCCTTGCTTGGCTTTGTCCCATTAGCAGTGCAGACCCAGGGAGTCTGTGTGATTGGCACAACATTTGCAAAACAGCTGGCCAGGCCTGACGTTCTTGCTTTGAAATCATTTTCCTTCTCCCTCGTGGATTGCCTGCCACAGCTGACCAGCCCCGTCTGCCCGATTAGAGggtcagagaggggaaatgacttggccAGGGCCCCCCCAGCAGGTCTCTGGCAGAGCCGGGAGTAGAATGCAGGGCTCCCAAGTGCCAGGCCTGCCCCCTCTGCACTGTATGACGCTGCCTCTCCGGCTAGATCTCCTTGCTGAGAGGGACTATTAGCAAAGCACTTTGCAGTCACTTTCTTTAATGGATTGGAAGAGGTTGACCAAATTTGTTCCTACCCATTCTGGGTCATCGCTCTACCCAGCATGCATCTTGTGCCTTGACACTGTCTTTCCTTGGtgtctattatttgtattgtggtagggCCTAAgtgccctagtcatggaccagcacACCAGtgcgctaggggctgtacaaacagaattaGCTggcagtccctaccccaaagggcTTGCAGTCCAAGTGTCCGCACCATGTGATAAATGATCTTTTAAGCCTGATCCAGCAAGACACTTAGCACCTGGCTTTAAACATGTAGTTGCTCCACGGACTTCAAGTgaagttgaggatctggctgagGATTTTCCACTAGTGGGAGGCTGATCACAGGGTGAAGGGAAAGGTGCTGTCCATGATATGTAGCAGCAGAGTCTAGCAGCAAAGATTTGGCAAGGGGACACTCAATATAATGTGTGAGCTGCAGTTTATGTGCTCAGCGTGGGTTACCGTTGTGCTGTTGAGGCACACGGTGTCTGGAGACATTTCTCAGACTGGGAATGGACCTGGCCTGGGGTGGCTTTCCACAGACCACTGTCctaagggcaggagaggggctgggaagcTGCAGCACTCACCATGGAACCAGGGTGCTATCCTGTCCGTGGATTTCTCATAACCTGCCCGAAGAGGTAACTGCTCTTCTTTAAACCACCTGATGATGCTCTCCTGGGTGGAAGTGGAGATGGTCCTCTGCACGCCCGGATTCCTGCGGTTCCAAGAGACTCGTGGTTTGTACAGTGAGGTCACACCTCAGAATTCAAGTTCTGTTCTCCACGGGTTCTTCTGCTGAACTCATCACGGCAGTGTCTGAGGCCCAGATGCCCAAAGGTATGTAGGCAACTAACTCCCATCAAAATTAATGgcaggtaggcacctaaatacctttgagagcCTAGGCCTGAGGACCTAAGTTAGTCTTGCCAAAGAGCAGCTGCTTAAATCTTGAGGTGTGGATGCTCTCTGGTTAGACAGATTAAAGCTAGCTTAATACAGATCTTACCCCAGGGTCATTTGAAATCATTGTGTTATTGGAGGTACTCACATCCATTGAAAGGGGCACTTCTGCCTGGCTCTTGGAGCTCATTGACAATTCTTAAATACACAGCTGGGACACAGACCTGCAACTAGAGCTGGCTACGAGAGGATTTATTCCCTCTCCCCTGTGGAAAACTATGCTGAACACTCAAGTTTGCCAGAATTTCTCTTTGAAATTCCCCAGATTTTTGCCAAACCccagaaaaattcattttttttaaatcaaactaaaaattgacaaaaatggagagaaaaattgTGAAGATTTCCACTTCATCACAAAACCATTTTCCACGGAGAAGAAAAGCCGATGGATAATTGTTGGCTGGCTCTATATACCCCTCACTCTCAATTGTTAATCAACATGCCcacagcagccagcagcagaacACAGGAGATCTGCCCCCAGAGCCAGCGCACTCTCTCAGCCTGGAGAGCATGGGGCCCTTGCAACATGGCTGGCAGGTCAGTGATTGGGGCTATTTCAAACTAAGGGGAGGACAAGTTCCCTTATGGGGCTCACGGTAGGCCCCCTGCCAGCTGTCTCTATCTTGTGGGGCCCTGGCAGATCTCAGCTGCGAGGGGGATCTTTCAGAGGAGAGGGTTCCAGGCCACATAAGGCTTTAAAGGTTAAAACCAATTCTTTCAGTGCAGATCCAGGAGCCCCTGGGGTCAGATGCACCCATAAACAACCTGCCAAATTCTGCCCCAGTTGCAGTTTCCAGGTAGGTTCCAGCTGTGTCCTGGGGTGGTGCACCCTGCAGTTGCAAGTTAGCTGGGAGATGGTAAATAAAAATGGCTGGGAGTCTTGTCACTGTCAGGAGACCACGCACCCTTCTGTGCAGCCCCAAAACCAAGATGGCAGCTGCTAACCCAGCTTTCCCCAGAGGCGAGCttacagggagggagagggtcaGGGTGCCGTATTTCCCGCCAGATGGAACATAGGGGGAGCAGACGCAAAGCACAGAGGTCCCAGCAGAGCAGCCCCCAACTCTGGGGGAGGCTGCCCATTTCCAGTGAGAAGAAGTGCTGGGCTGGGTGCCCGGGATCTCAGAACCAAAAAAGAACCCAGACAGATGGGTGTCAGTGGCTGTGGGTCCCAGAATCCTGTAGCATTTTGGTATCAACTCGTGAAGTCAGCAAGCGTGTACCATGCACCCTGGCTGCAGCATATGTCCCCTTGGCCAAGCTCCATTGACGTCAACAATCCTTTCAGTTTACTGGGTTGCCTTTTACAGAGCTTGGCCACCACACGCAAGCTGAGGGTCTTGCCCAATGTGTGGAATCAGAGGGAACACAATGGAGTCACTTCAGGGGGAATATTGCCAGGGGAACCCAAAGCCTTCACTTTCCTGAGACAGGGGCTGCTGGAACCTTggggtttacaccagctgacattGATTTGTACCCTTAATCAAATACTTCAAAGAGATGAAGTCCTGGTTAATCATCATCTTTGCTAATAAGGAATAGATCTGTCGTGTCCATAGCACCCTGCCTTGGAAAAGCATGCAGCGCAGACAGACTGTGTCTGATGAAAGGTGTCATGGTAGCGTATGAAGGTTACTAATCTCTAAGGCCTAGAACACCCCTACCATCCCCGTCCCCCAACAGAAAGATCCCAGACACTATAATCACTGGGGGAAGTTCTTACCTGTTGGGCCTCCCATTTGTTATCCCAGAGTTTAGGGTTTTAGGCTTGGGTGGAAGGGCAGGACGGGGGGGCAAGCTGTGCCCCTGGCTCCCAAAAGTCTTGGAAACTTCAGCTACCTTCCCTTTGCAGATCCCTTGCAGTGACAGCCTATTGTAGTCGTCCCTGGCCTGCTTTGCAATGGAGCGTCTCCTCTCATCAGCGGCTTTGGATTTCCTCACTGGAACAGAAAGGCGGCTTGCCTGTCAGCTCCTGCCAGGACGCTTTGAAACCTTCTGCCCCTTTCACACCCCCAAGCTAGCTGAAGCTAAGTAGCTCCCTATTTCatatgggctagattgtgccctGAAGacacctctagccccagctcctcccccatccccagttctgcccccagcacaAGCTCCTCTCTTGAGGACaccttggctgtgcagtaatggagggggcAGACAGATTTCATTACTGGTAAGGGgagaaaagtttgggcaccactgccgtatagtcacacacacacacacggccattTTTGTAGATCTTTCATAtagaaatggggataaaaatccaCCAAAGGGCAGGAAAAGGTGATTGTGAAACCACAACAATCAGTGGGGGATTTAGGGGCTGTTGTAGGCCCTCAAACTACTTTTGAAACTGACTAGTTTCCAGCGCGACGATGACCTTGGTAACAGTGCGCTGCTGTGTAGCGATGAATCCAGAGGTGGTGGAAGGTAGGGTGAAAAGCACGAAGCTGGGGTATGGTGGCATAAGGCTGGCGTAAAATGCCCCAGCATAGGACTGATGTAAATGGGTATGCTACAGGGGCTGGGCTAGGGCCAGGGCCAGTGCAGGCACTGCCTggggatgcatccaatgaagtgagctgtagctcacgaaagcttgtgctcaaataaatttgttcgtctttaaggtgccacaagtactcctgttctttttagtgtCTATTTAGTCACCCAAGTAGCATCCGATTTTCACAAATATGACACACCCAGTGGTTCCCagttgggagctgctggatgctcagTACTTTGACAATCAGGCCAGTTATTTAGTTGCCTTGGTATGACCTAACTTTAGGGACctgacttttaaaaatcctagCTTGAAGTGAGACATATTTGTAATATGTAATTTGTAACACCATCACCATCTCCTGGACACCCAGGGACACAGCAGCATCTGGCCCTCAACCACTAACTATAGGGCAACGCCCCCTCGCAAGACACAGCCAGAGACACCTGCCCCAGAGCACTAGCAGAGTTCTGGAATCAATATGGAACCGCAATCCTAGACAGCGGgggcagctctgccctgccctacAGAGCCAGCCCCCCACACAAACCGCAGGGCTGAAAGTATCCAAGCACCTTCCAATCCGAAACTTTTCAGAATTGTTCGTTCCATGAAATTTTTTGACAATTTGACCTTCTGCTGCAATTCTGAAGGGAAACTAATTTCAAAACGTCCATATTTCCCATGGGACAAAAACTCCATTTCCCAACCACCTCTAGTCTTCATGCTACAGAGCCAGGTGACATGCGGCCAACTTAGCTATCTAGTGACGATGCGTTAATCAAGAGAGATCCCATACATCAGCCAAGCAACCAGCTCCGATTCCACAGAGGAATCTGGCCAGTTAAAGGAAGTGGAGAATAGAAAAACGGGCAATGCCAGCATCTCTTACAGGATTCCTGCCACTCGGGATCGTCCTTGTCCGATTTCTGCCCCGACTCCTGAGCCTCCTTCCGGTTGGTGTCAGTGTGCAGTGCCCTCTCTGCAGCTGTTCTCATCTCTCTGGGCTTCCTCCTTGCTATATCCTTTCCCTGTTAGGAGACAGTGTGTGTAATGCCTGGTGCCCAGCTTGGTTTCTGCTGACTGCCTTTAGCAGTCTCTGGACTCCGGGATTCATTTCTTTAGGGACTCCTGTGAAATAAGTGGGGTTCCCCAAGACACCaatgctccctcctccccactacCTGGGAGCCCCGCTGCATGAGGGCTTCTGGAGTCCATTCGTGGGCACAGGCTATGCAGATCGTCAGCCCAGGGCAGGTTGAGCTTGAGGGGTAAGAAGTGACATTAAATGACTctaaaggccagatcctgagctgtgcCAAGGAGCGCTTTGGGAGGGAGCGGAGGGGGCTGTTTTATCCTCGGCTGGCTCAGCACTGGCCCACTCCTCCACACAGACCAGAGCAGCTGCCAAAGACCTGCAAGGCCCCATTTCAGGGCTCTCCAAGACCTTACAATATCGTATTGATTCTTGTTTCACTCACACCCCGTGACACAGCAAGCCCCTTTTCCATTGCCAACTTCGCTTTAAGACCCTCCTGCACCAGGTTCAGAGCTGTTTGTGGAGGAAAGAGAATTTGGAGTCAGCCTGGAAAAGGTCTTTGGCTGTATCTGCCCTGGGCGCAGCtgcacacaagaagtctgtgaagCGTGAATATACTGCAATGGCCTGTCAATAGTGCATCCCCTGCTagtgtcctgagtcccaggcctggTTACTTTGACTCATGAGAGACATAGCAGAGATCGGAAACGGCCAGAGATGGGCAAGAGCGACCGTCTGGCAAACCTGTAGTACTGCCCAAAGTGGGGTTATTAAGCCTGGAGAGGAGAATTAGAGGGGACTCTGCTGAGACGAAAGGCGTGCTGAAAAAGGGCCAGCCCCTCCTTTGCTAGCCCGAAACCTGGGCTGCTAGCTGCAGCGTGAGGCCAGCAGTTCGAGGATAAAAGGCACTCTGATGCAGCGTAGAAGCAGtgagtggaactcactgctgcaggatggTGCACGGGGTTTCAGTCATGGTGGGCAccttttccctgggggtgcttaACCCCCACTTGCCCCAATGCCTggcccccactctgctccttcccccaaggccccaccttcGCTcagcctcttcccgccccctccccaagatCCCCGCCCACCCAccgctctccaccctcccccaaagccctccctgagctgccagaCAGCTGTTTGGTAGTGATGCCGCTCCCTACCAGCTGTTGGGAGGCGCCACCCAACAGCTgatgagcaggggcagggaacagctgtggctggtgggtgctgagcatgcaCTAAAATTtttctggagcacccacagagttggcacctatgatggTGGGGTCCTCTTGGTCCTGTGGTACCGCATTAGTCAGTGCTAGGAGGCGGTGCCCTGCATGGTGGGGGCCGGAGACATTCTGCCTGTCTGGGGTGGGGGCGGACAACGCTCCCTAGCTTTTAAGAGACGTAACCACCCCAGGAGCTATTATGCCAGCTGTGGGTCCTGAGGGGCCACCTAGGCTGGGTGAGTGCCCCTGGCCAGCTCTGCCTGTTTGCGGAGCTGCAGAGCAGAATCTAGCCCGTCTGGGCATATTAAAAGCACTCGGGCTCACTGTTTACCTGCTGAAAGTCGTACTTCCTTGTCTGAGCCTTGGAATCTGCCAACATCTGGTGCACATCTCTGCCTTTACTGGGAGCAGCCTAGACGTTCAATGGCAAACAAACCCAGCGTTAGCATTGGA encodes:
- the SH2D4A gene encoding SH2 domain-containing protein 4A isoform X1; protein product: MLQQILADMYIDPELLAELNEEQKQILFLKMRQEQVRRWKEREAAADKNSAKKVTQRKAHGKSVKWKLGADSEVWVWVMGEHASDKPYDVICEEIQPQRAQQQQEAGEARIPAWCLHRGSQTFLEPAAPWSLHSQPAALGGADAKRKEERTGEREQEDVITAAKKERSWDHAQAAPSKGRDVHQMLADSKAQTRKYDFQQGKDIARRKPREMRTAAERALHTDTNRKEAQESGQKSDKDDPEWQESLRKSKAADERRRSIAKQARDDYNRLSLQGICKGKVAEVSKTFGSQGHSLPPRPALPPKPKTLNSGITNGRPNRNPGVQRTISTSTQESIIRWFKEEQLPLRAGYEKSTDRIAPWFHGIVTLRQAEELLSKSVLGSFLVRVSEKIKGYVLSHLSSEGCKHFLIDASSNSYSFLGVDQLQHLTLADLVNYHKEEPITSLGKELLLYPCGQQGPEPDYLDLFE
- the SH2D4A gene encoding SH2 domain-containing protein 4A isoform X2, coding for MLQQILADMYIDPELLAELNEEQKQILFLKMRQEQVRRWKEREAAADKNSAKKVTQRKAHGKSVKWKLGADSEVWVWVMGEHASDKPYDVICEEIQPQRAQQQQEAGEARGSQTFLEPAAPWSLHSQPAALGGADAKRKEERTGEREQEDVITAAKKERSWDHAQAAPSKGRDVHQMLADSKAQTRKYDFQQGKDIARRKPREMRTAAERALHTDTNRKEAQESGQKSDKDDPEWQESLRKSKAADERRRSIAKQARDDYNRLSLQGICKGKVAEVSKTFGSQGHSLPPRPALPPKPKTLNSGITNGRPNRNPGVQRTISTSTQESIIRWFKEEQLPLRAGYEKSTDRIAPWFHGIVTLRQAEELLSKSVLGSFLVRVSEKIKGYVLSHLSSEGCKHFLIDASSNSYSFLGVDQLQHLTLADLVNYHKEEPITSLGKELLLYPCGQQGPEPDYLDLFE